The window AGGCTACGAGGTGGCGCAATGGCTCGCCGCGAACGGCATCACCGGCGCGGTGCTGAAATACCGCATGCCCAACCACCACCCCGAAGTGCCGCTGGAAGATGCCGAACAGGCCCTGCGCATCATGCGCGGCGACGCGCCGGGCGCCGAAGGCTTCACCTGCCCGAAGGTCGGCATCGCCGGATTCTCGGCCGGAGGCCATCTCGCGGCGATGGCCTCGACGATCGGCAGCGTCCGTCCGGACTTCTCGATCCTCTTTTACCCGGTCATCTCGGCCGTGCGGGGCAAGCGCCATCAGGGGTCGTTCATCAACCTGCTGAGCGCGGAGCGCACCCCCGAACAGGATGCGGCCTATTCGCTGGAGAGCCGCGTGACCGAAGCCACGCCCCCGGCGCTGCTGCTGCTCTCGGACGACGACAAGACGGTGCCGCCGGTCAACAGCACCTGCTATTACACGGCCCTGAAGGAACACGGCATCGAAGCCTCGATGCACATCTATCCCACGGGCGGCCACGGCTGGGGCATCCGCGAATCGTTCCGCTACAAGGCAGCCTGGCAGGACGCCGTGCTGGACTGGCTCCGCAAACGTTAAACCGCAACCGCAATGAAACTGAAAACGACGCTCGCGGCCGCAGCCGCGATCCTCACGGCGTTCGCCGCAACGGCGCAGAAGCCCGTGGCGACGCTGAAAATCTGGGACAACGCGACCGCGCCCCACAGCAACGGCATCGTCCCCGTCCCCGGAGAGGACGACCCGGCCCGCACGACCCGCACGACCGAAACCGAACTCTATATCTACCCGGCCGACACCGCCCGCGCCACGGGACAGGCCGTGGTGATCTGCCCCGGAGGCAGTTACCTGGGGCTGGCCATCGGTCACGAGGGGCACGACGTGGCCCGCTGGCTGTCGCAGAACGGCGTCACGGCCGCGGTGCTGAAATACCGCATGCCCAACGGGCATCCCGAAGTTCCGCTGGAGGATGTTCAGCAAGCACTGCGCATCATGGCGGGCCTCGAAGCGGGCGCCACGGGATTCTCCGCCGACAAGGTGGGCGTCATGGGCTTCTCGGCCGGCGGCCATCTGGCAGCCACGGCCTCGACGATCGGGGCGTTCAAACCCGCCTTCTCGATCCTCTTCTATCCGGTCATCACGGCCGAACCCGGAAAGGGGCACCAGCTGTCGTTCGACAGCCTGCTGGGAACGGACCGCACGGCCGAACAGTCGGAATACTACTCGCTCCAAAACCGCGTGACGGAGGCCACGCCCCCGACCCTGCTGCTCCATTCGGACGACGACACGGGCGTACCCGCGGTCAACAGCGCGCTCTACTACGAAGCGCTCAAAGCCCACGGCGTGAAGGCTTCGATGCACATCTACCCGACGGGCGAGCACGGCTGGGGCTTCCACACGAACTTCCCCTACCACGAAGTCTGGAAAGCCGCCGTGCTGGAGTGGCTGCGGGAGGTCAACCGATAACGA of the Alistipes senegalensis JC50 genome contains:
- a CDS encoding alpha/beta hydrolase gives rise to the protein MKRTFRLLLALLLMSASASAKDYGQALTVRIWDNASAPHSNGIDTPEQEPEPNRLANTSDAELYIFPADTSKATGQAVVICPGGGYGRLAIDHEGYEVAQWLAANGITGAVLKYRMPNHHPEVPLEDAEQALRIMRGDAPGAEGFTCPKVGIAGFSAGGHLAAMASTIGSVRPDFSILFYPVISAVRGKRHQGSFINLLSAERTPEQDAAYSLESRVTEATPPALLLLSDDDKTVPPVNSTCYYTALKEHGIEASMHIYPTGGHGWGIRESFRYKAAWQDAVLDWLRKR
- a CDS encoding alpha/beta hydrolase, whose product is MKLKTTLAAAAAILTAFAATAQKPVATLKIWDNATAPHSNGIVPVPGEDDPARTTRTTETELYIYPADTARATGQAVVICPGGSYLGLAIGHEGHDVARWLSQNGVTAAVLKYRMPNGHPEVPLEDVQQALRIMAGLEAGATGFSADKVGVMGFSAGGHLAATASTIGAFKPAFSILFYPVITAEPGKGHQLSFDSLLGTDRTAEQSEYYSLQNRVTEATPPTLLLHSDDDTGVPAVNSALYYEALKAHGVKASMHIYPTGEHGWGFHTNFPYHEVWKAAVLEWLREVNR